A region of Cataglyphis hispanica isolate Lineage 1 chromosome 6, ULB_Chis1_1.0, whole genome shotgun sequence DNA encodes the following proteins:
- the LOC126850357 gene encoding uncharacterized protein LOC126850357 — protein sequence MFIKKVCFISAIFALTSAAPKRTSRSTVPIWHMPCGEGSDLEITSSEHFEEDIKSNFEILRLQHQLTMSDYLNRDYEYLYERVRIGIRDHQYIPNWVPGKKDTNLVRRLADADSQTIVNHFPKLHMDLQKFAVAFEELIEDEPNSDIQNALRTTQSYLMMMLCEVESHIIALSSLQLPTRVERSIMSSIERNPVDDTRRLVRDWGVLLKYRDYLHAWRHVFNY from the exons atGTTTATCAAAAAAGTTTGCTTCATCTCAGCTATCTTCGCTCTCACTTCGGCCGCTCCAAAAAGGACATCCAGGTCAACGGTACCAATTTGGCATATGCCATGCGGCGAAGGTTCCGATCTGGAAATTACTTCATCGGAGCATTTCGAGGAAGACATAAAGTCCAACTTCGAGATTCTTAGATTGCAGCATCAGCTGACAATGAGTGACTATTTGAATCGAGACTATGAGTACTTGTACGAGAGAGTTAGAATCGGCATACGCGATCACCAATACATACCCAACTGGGTGCCCGGCAAAAAGGATACGAATCTTGTAAGAAGATTGGCCGATGCTGATTCTCAAACG atTGTTAACCATTTCCCGAAATTGCACATGGATCTTCAAAAGTTTGCCGTGGCGTTCGAAGAACTGATCGAGGATGAGCCTAACTCTGATATTCAGAATGCTCTTAGAACGACTCAATCATATTTGATGATGATGCTATGCGAAGTTGAAAGTCACATTATCGCTCTGTCGTCCTTACAACTACCGACACGCGTCGAACGAAGCATCATGAGCAGTATCGAGAGAAACCCCGTTGATGATACGAGGAGACTCGTCAGGGACTGGGGCGTACTTCTTAAATACCGAGACTATCTACACGCTTGGAGGCATGTATTCAATTATTAG
- the LOC126850329 gene encoding uncharacterized protein LOC126850329 isoform X2 — protein MRLVSVAWIIFLFILNSEFQLYSASGICDPPIRVESNIAEPWLQPCGIILTSVTENTTDWQQRHKTHKSLHTVRTSMRVANHTYFTCFKKEMQDIHQNFTEYMPSQQYKFDWLPKGLLKRYCRELLCLGKDQKAQHLFPYLYDSLQKYAITFHELKKFRLNSNVETTEIIQSRNRIIEVILNQILQMMCEVQTAMYKLQIHLPPPNNVTIITSEFWSKEGGVTQMLVQDWGVLKMYKDSLKDWLATIRNALNNTLPVACQIKSQNKNFRRRCILRKRHQKLKMKKRIKSIKKQFPCGRHNSSNRISRRRLNWNN, from the exons TTTCGGTGGCATGGATAATTTTCCTCTTCATTCTGAACTCGGAATTTCAACTGTACTCGGCTTCAGGAATTTGCGATCCACCTATCCGCGTAGAGAGTAATATTGCAGAACCCTGGTTACAACCCTGTGGTATCATACTGACAAGTGTGACCGAAAATACGACGGATTGGCAGCAACGGCACAAAACGCACAAATCCTTGCATACAGTGCGAACGTCGATGCGAGTCGCAAATCACACCTACTTTACATGTTTCAAAAAGGAGATGCAG gacATACACCAGaattttacagaatatatGCCAAGTCAGCAGTACAAATTTGATTGGTTGCCCAAGGGGCTACTCAAACGGTATTGTAGAGAACTTTTGTGCCTGGGAAAGGATCAAAAAGCTCAGCATctatttccatatttatacGATAGTCTTCAAAAATACGCCATTACGTTTCAtgaacttaaaaaatttcgtcTCAATTCAAATGTCGAAACTACTGAAATCATACAGTCTCGGAACAGGATAAttgaagtaatattaaatcagaTTCTTCAG ATGATGTGCGAAGTTCAGACCGCTATGTATAAGTTGCAAATCCATCTTCCTCCTCCGAACAATGTAACGATAATAACATCCGAATTTTGGTCTAAAGAGGGCGGCGTAACTCAAATGTTGGTTCAAGACTGGGGAgtgttaaaaatgtataaggaTTCTTTGAAAGATTGGTTAGCAACAATACGCAACGCTTTAAATAACACGCTACCCGTTGCTTGCCAAATTAAAtcacaaaacaaaaattttcgaagACGATGTATTTTGAGAAAGAGgcatcaaaaattgaaaatgaaaaaaaggatCAAATCAATAAAGAAACAGTTTCCGTGTGGTCGACATAATTCCTCGAATCGAATATCGAGGAGAAGATTAAAttggaataattaa
- the LOC126850329 gene encoding uncharacterized protein LOC126850329 isoform X1 gives MIFDLLVAGAFALATLRRFSVAWIIFLFILNSEFQLYSASGICDPPIRVESNIAEPWLQPCGIILTSVTENTTDWQQRHKTHKSLHTVRTSMRVANHTYFTCFKKEMQDIHQNFTEYMPSQQYKFDWLPKGLLKRYCRELLCLGKDQKAQHLFPYLYDSLQKYAITFHELKKFRLNSNVETTEIIQSRNRIIEVILNQILQMMCEVQTAMYKLQIHLPPPNNVTIITSEFWSKEGGVTQMLVQDWGVLKMYKDSLKDWLATIRNALNNTLPVACQIKSQNKNFRRRCILRKRHQKLKMKKRIKSIKKQFPCGRHNSSNRISRRRLNWNN, from the exons TTTCGGTGGCATGGATAATTTTCCTCTTCATTCTGAACTCGGAATTTCAACTGTACTCGGCTTCAGGAATTTGCGATCCACCTATCCGCGTAGAGAGTAATATTGCAGAACCCTGGTTACAACCCTGTGGTATCATACTGACAAGTGTGACCGAAAATACGACGGATTGGCAGCAACGGCACAAAACGCACAAATCCTTGCATACAGTGCGAACGTCGATGCGAGTCGCAAATCACACCTACTTTACATGTTTCAAAAAGGAGATGCAG gacATACACCAGaattttacagaatatatGCCAAGTCAGCAGTACAAATTTGATTGGTTGCCCAAGGGGCTACTCAAACGGTATTGTAGAGAACTTTTGTGCCTGGGAAAGGATCAAAAAGCTCAGCATctatttccatatttatacGATAGTCTTCAAAAATACGCCATTACGTTTCAtgaacttaaaaaatttcgtcTCAATTCAAATGTCGAAACTACTGAAATCATACAGTCTCGGAACAGGATAAttgaagtaatattaaatcagaTTCTTCAG ATGATGTGCGAAGTTCAGACCGCTATGTATAAGTTGCAAATCCATCTTCCTCCTCCGAACAATGTAACGATAATAACATCCGAATTTTGGTCTAAAGAGGGCGGCGTAACTCAAATGTTGGTTCAAGACTGGGGAgtgttaaaaatgtataaggaTTCTTTGAAAGATTGGTTAGCAACAATACGCAACGCTTTAAATAACACGCTACCCGTTGCTTGCCAAATTAAAtcacaaaacaaaaattttcgaagACGATGTATTTTGAGAAAGAGgcatcaaaaattgaaaatgaaaaaaaggatCAAATCAATAAAGAAACAGTTTCCGTGTGGTCGACATAATTCCTCGAATCGAATATCGAGGAGAAGATTAAAttggaataattaa